The segment TAGGGGAATCTCGGTTGATTTCTTTTCCTCAGGGTACTTAGATGTTTCAGTTCCCCTGGTTCGCCTCTTACACCTATGTATTCAGTGTAAGATACTGACCTTATGGTCAGTGGGTTTCCCCATTCAGAAATGTCCGGGTCACAGGTTGTTGCCACCTCACCGAACCTTATCGCAGGCTACCACGTCTTTCATCGCCTCTGACTGCCTAGGCATCCACCGTGTGCGCTTAATTGCTTGACCCTATAACCCGAAGGAGTCTGGATATCGCAATAATCACGTTTCAATTTGCCGGATACGCTGACGCGTATCACAATTTAAGACCACTTCTTGCGAAGTGTTCTTGTCAGCATGATATACATTGTTAAAGAGCGACTGCTATAAGCAGTGATAAGGCAACGCCGCAGGCGCTTGGCTTATCACTGCTCATATCACAGCTATCTGATCAGGTAATTCATTGTGGACGCTTACTAACGCGTGACGCATCGTTTAAGGAGGTGATCCAGCCGCAGGTTCCCCTACGGCTACCTTGTTACGACTTCACCCCAGTCATGAACCACACCGTGGTGATCGCCCTCTTGCGTTAGGCTAACCACTTCTGGTGCAGTCCACTCCCATGGTGTGACGGGCGGTGTGTACAAGGCCCGGGAACGTATTCACCGTGACATTCTGATTCACGATTACTAGCGATTCCGACTTCACGGAGTCGAGTTGCAGACTCCGATCCGGACTGAGACCGGCTTTAAGGGATTCGCTGACTCTCGCGAGCTCGCAGCCCTTTGTACCGGCCATTGTAGCACGTGTGTAGCCCTACCCGTAAGGGCCATGATGACTTGACGTCGTCCCCACCTTCCTCCGGTTTGTCACCGGCAGTCTCCTTAGAGTTCCCGACATTACTCGCTGGCAAATAAGGACAAGGGTTGCGCTCGTTACGGGACTTAACCCAACATTTCACAACACGAGCTGACGACAGCCATGCAGCACCTGTCTTACAGTTCCCGAAGGCACACCAGAATCTCTTCCGGCTTCTGTAGATGTCAAGGGTAGGTAAGGTTCTTCGCGTTGCATCGAATTAAACCACATGCTCCACCGCTTGTGCGGGCCCCCGTCAATTCATTTGAGTTTTAACCTTGCGGCCGTACTCCCCAGGCGGTCGACTTATCGCGTTAACTTCGCCACAAAGTGCTCTAGGCACCCAACGGCTGGTCGACATCGTTTACGGCGTGGACTACCAGGGTATCTAATCCTGTTTGCTACCCACGCTTTCGCACCTCAGTGTCAGTGTCAGTCCAGAAGGCCGCCTTCGCCACTGGTATTCCTCCCGATCTCTACGCATTTCACCGCTACACCGGGAATTCTACCTTCCTCTCCTGCACTCTAGCCTGACAGTTCCGGATGCCGTTCCCAGGTTGAGCCCGGGGCTTTCACAACCGGCTTATCAAGCCACCTACGCGCGCTTTACGCCCAGTAATTCCGATTAACGCTTGCACCCTCCGTATTACCGCGGCTGCTGGCACGGAGTTAGCCGGTGCTTCTTCTGCGAGTGATGTCTTTCCTGGCGGGTATTAACCACCAGGCGTTCTTCCTCGCTGAAAGTGCTTTACAACCCGAGGGCCTTCTTCACACACGCGGCATGGCTGGATCAGGGTTGCCCCCATTGTCCAATATTCCCCACTGCTGCCTCCCGTAGGAGTTCGGGCCGTGTCTCAGTCCCGATGTGGCTGATCATCCTCTCAGACCAGCTACGGATCGTTGCCTTGGTGAGCCTTTACCTCACCAACTAGCTAATCCGACATAGGCTCATCCAATAGCGGGAGCCGAAGCCCCCTTTCTCCCGTAGGACGTATGCGGTATTAGCCTGGGTTTCCCCAGGTTATCCCCCACTACCGGGCAGATTCCTATGCATTACTCACCCGTCCGCCGCTCGTCAGCATCTAGCAAGCTAGATCTGTTACCGCTCGACTTGCATGTGTTAGGCCTGCCGCCAGCGTTCAATCTGAGCCATGATCAAACTCTTCAGTTTAAGATCTATGTGATCCTTACATGTCACCCGAAGGCAACAAAAGCGGATCAAACTTGGCTCAAGGTTCAAACGAATTCATTCAAAACAGATCCCAAAGGACGAATCCTTCAAAACCTTATTGCTTGAGTCGCTTGCCTTGATATTAGGTGATTTGTCACCAACATCAGCAAGCGCCCACATGAATTACCTGATCAAATTGTTAAAGAGCTGTTTCGCTGGATAGTTACTGTGAAAGTAACCGGCTTGCCGTTGACTTGGCTTGCCGCCGCGAGGAAGGCGTATTCTACGCAGTTCCAGGTGGTTGTCAATATGCGATTTTAAAACCCGCTAACTCGTTGACAAACCAAGGCTTTTACACCTCATACACCGCTGGTAACGCTAGGCGTCCCCGGCAGCGGATGCGTACTTTAAGGCCTCACTATCAAGATAGCAAGTAAAAGAAGTTATTGCGTATAAAAAAGCAGCAGAAGGTTGCCCTTCTGCCGCAAACCACCGATCAGAACGCCTGACCAGAGAGTGCTCTTTTAGCATCTTAGCCGTTAATTAGATTTCAAAACCCAAGCCGAAGTCTTCGCTGGAGATAGCCATTAGGCTGGAAGCGCCTGATTGAATCATTTGTGCATGGGCCTTGGTGCGCGGTAATAGTCGCTGGTAATAGAAGCGAGCCGTATTCAATTTAGCGGCATAGAAGGCCTTATCGTCACCTTCTAAAGAGGCCGACGCCTGTTTGGCCGCGCGGGCAAATAGGTACGCCAGCGTGACGTAGCCCGAGTACATAAGGTAATCAACACTCGCCGCGCCTACTTCTTCGCGGTCTTGCATTGCTTTCATGCCCACCCCCATGGTCAGCTCACCCCACTCTGCATTGAGCTTAGCCAGCGGCCCGACAAACTCTTTGAGAGCGGGATTGTCGGCTTCAGTTTTACAGAACTTATGAATCTCTTTGGTGAATACCTTCAGCGATTCACCCTGACTCATGAGTACTTTACGGCCCAGCAGATCAAGCGCCTGGATACCGGTAGTACCTTCATACAAACGGGTGATACGCGCATCGCGCACCAATTGCTCCATGCCCCACTCTTTAATGAAGCCATGACCGCCGTAGATCTGTACGCCCTCGTTAGTACTTTCAAAACCAACTTCGGTCAGGAAAGCCTTAACAATCGGCGTTAGCAAACCAAGTAGAGTTTCAGCGTGGTCCCGTTCTTCACCCGGCTCACCATGCTCCACCACATCGAGCATTTGCGCGGTGTAAAGCACCAGCATACGACCACCTTCGGCGAAAGCTTTCTGGGTTAGCAGCATGCGGCGAACATCGGGGTGAACGATGATCGGATCAGCGGGCTTTTCAGGCGCCTGCTTGCCCGATAATCCACGCATCTGTAACCGGTCACGGGCATAGCTCAATGAATTCTGAAAACTGGCTTCAATCAAACCCAGACCTTGAATGCCCACCCCGAGACGCGCTGCGTTCATCATGGTGAACATGCACGCCAGCCCTTTATTGGGTGGCCCTACCAGGTAGCCAGTTGCACCATCGAAGTTCATCACGCAGGTGGCATTACCATGAATGCCCATCTTGTGCTCGAGCGAACCGCAGGTGACACCATTACGCTCACCCACATCACCCTGGGCATCGGGCAAGAACTTGGGCACTACAAATAGCGAGATACCTTTGGAGCCTTCCGGTGCGCCGGGCAGTTTTGCCAATACCAAATGGACGATATTTTCAGCCAGGTTGTGCTCACCGGCCGAAATAAAAATTTTGGTACCGGTAATCGCATAGGCATCACCGTCAGCGGGCACTGCTCGCGTCTTGATCAAGCCTAGGTCAGTACCGCAGTGCGGCTCGGTTAGGCACATAGTGCCCGTCCATACCCCTTCAACCAGCTTGGTGAGATACGTCGCCTTCTGCTCATCGGTACCATGATGGCGCAGTGCATCCGCCGCACCATGAGAGAGCCCCGGGTACATGCCCCACGCCAAGTTAGTGGCACAGATCATTTCCGACAGCAGCATCGCCAATGAAGGCGGCAGACCTTGCCCACCATGAGCAGGATCGGCGGCCAGACTCGGCCAACCACCCTCTACATACTGCTGGTATGCCTCTTTGAAACCGTTAGGCGCTTTGACCTCGCCCCCTTCCAGCAAACAACCCTCTTCATCGCCACTCTGATTGATCGGTAGCAATACGTCGCGGGCGAAGCGCGCACCCTCTTCCAAAATAGCGCTGACCACATCTGGCGACGCATCGTCACCATTTGGCAGACGCGCGTAGTGAGCGGGGTAGTCAAGCATCTCGTCCATAACGAAACGCATATCACGAATAGGGGCCTGATAGCTGGGCATCGCACTTCTCCTAAAAAGGGGGGTTGAGAGCCGATCAGTACATTTGAGCTCACGACTTTCAAACACATGTTTGAAAATTAGCGCGGGCGCCTTCCAGAGTCAAGCGGGCGTTTGAATTTAGCCTGAAAACACACTAGAACTTTGGTCGCCCAATACATAAACTCATGGTGCAAATAATAAAAAAACTCGCCAACCAAAAGCTGACGAGTCGTTTTATTTCTCTTTTACCCACTTGCGATCGGCTTACTGCATACGAATGCCGCCGTCTAAACGGATCAGCTCACCATTGAGCATAGGATTGGTAATAATCTGCTCGGCTAATTGAGCAAACTCATCCGGCTTACCTAAACGCTTAGGAAATGGCACCGCTGCCGCTAGCGCCTGGGCAGCCTCGTCGGGAATTTCGCTCATCATCGGCGTTTCAAACACACCAGGGGCGATGGCCATTACCCGGATAGCGTGCCGCGACAATTCCCGAGCCGCAGGTAACGTCATACCCACGACGCCAGCTTTAGAAGCGCTATAAGCGCACTGACCAACCTGCCCATCGAAAGCAGCAATGGACGCGGTATTAATAATTACTCCGCGCTCACCACTCTCATTAGGCGCGTTTTTAGCCATCGCGGCAGCCGCAAGGCGCATAACGTTAAAGGTGCCTACGAGGTTAATGTTGATCGTTTTCATATAGCTTTCGAGATCAGCCGGGTTGCCTTCGCGATCAACAAGCTTGGCTACGCTAACCACCCCCGCGCAATGAACCACGCCGGAAAGCCCACGTTCGCCACCCAGCGCTACGGCCGCATCTACAGCCTGCTGCATCTGTTCGCCTAAAGTAATATCCGCCAGAATGGCACGCGCATTTGCCCCCAACTGCTGGGCGTGGGAATTGACACTGTCATTTAAGTCGCATAACACGACGCGGGCACCTGCAGCGACCAAGCGCTCTGCGGTAGCCGCCCCCAATCCCGAAGCGGCCCCGGTAATTAAAAATGTACTCTCCTTAACCTGCATCTCCGTATTCCCTATGCTTGTTATGTACGGTTGCCATATATAGTCGATTGATTTATTCGCTAGCTTTGGCTTCTTCTACCGCCTGGGCACGCAGTTTAAAGCGCTGAATCTTACCGCTAGGGGTTTTAGGCAACTCATCGACAAACTCAATAATGCGCGGAAAAGCGTGAGTCGAAAGCCGATCGCGCACTCGCTGTTTGATTTCATCAGCAAGCTCATCGCTTGCCTCATAGCCTTCGCGTAGCACGATATACGACTTGATCACCTCGCCGCGAATCTCATCAGGCTGCCCCACTGCCGCTGACTCGGCGACCGCAGGATGCGTCATCACGCTATTTTCTACGTCCGTAGGTCCCACCCGGTAACCCGCCGTGGTAATAATGTCGTCGTCACGCCCGGCAAATTGAAAGGTGCCGTCTTCATTGCGGATAACCACATCGCCAGTCAGGTAATAGCCCTCTACAAAGGGGTTCTTCTCTTGCCAGGTGTAGCCCTGGAAAAAGTGCGCAGGTGAATTCTTGATATCGACGGCAAGGACACCAGGCTCCCCGGCAGGCAGCTCGCGATACTCGGCATCCAAAATCGCCAAGCGATAACCCGGCATCGGCACGCCCATTGCACCCACATGCTTTAGATGGTCAAGCGAATGGTGGTTATTGCACGTCATGCCGGTTTCCGTCTGGCCGTAGTGATCCATGACCGGACAGCCCAGCGACTTCTCCACCCAGGTCACCACTTCAGTATTTAAAGGTTCGCCCGCCGAGCTCGCCGCACGTAGCTCTAGCGTTTCATGAGCGTCATCAAATAGCCCTGATGCTTTCATTAACCGGTAAGCGGTCGGCGCGGCAGCAAAATTAGTAATATGGTGGCGCTTCATAAACGCCAGCGCCCCCTCGGCGCTAAATCCTGCTTCGCAGAAATGCGTCGTTACGCCGAGCAGTAAAGGCCCGGCAATCGCATAATAGAGACCATAGGCCCAGCCGGGGTCGGCCATATTCCAGAAGCGGTCATCGTCACGCAGATCAATGGCCAGCTCCATATAGATCGCAAAAGCAGTCATGCCCGCCAGTGGCACGGCAACGCCTTTCGGTTTGCCTACGGTGCCAGAGGTGAACATTTGCAGAAATGGCGCTTCAGGCGCGAGTCTCGGCGGCTGATCGCTCATTGACGTATGCGTCAATGCAGCTTGCCAATCATGATCACCTGAGTGCTCGCTGGTCGCCCCACCCGCAGCCAGTACCGGCGGGCATTGGCTAAGACCATCGAATTTATAGCGATTAGCGTGATCGGTTATCACCAACTTGGTGCCTGCGCGCCCTAGTCGATAGTCCACCGCATCGGGGCCGAAGGCGGTAAACAGCGGCTGATAAACCGCGCCAATACGCCATGTTGCTAAGACCGCAACCAATAGCTGTGGTGACCGTGGCAGCATGCAGGCGATGCGGTCGCCTATACCCAACCCCTGAGACTGAAACCACCCTGCCAGCTTGGCGCTCTGCTCGTCTAGCTCGGCGTAGGTCAGGGTATGCAAATCACCTTGAGAATCCTCTTGAACCAGCGCTAGCACATCGCCGCGTCCAGCGCGCACATGACGCCCACAGCATGCCTCAAAGGCATTTAGCAGGCCGTCCTGGTGGTCATCCAGGCGAGCGATAACGCTATCCACGGAAAAGTTATCGAGATAGTGGTGATAGTCGGGCAGTGAATGTGATGTCGCTGTCATGATGGCTCTCTTGTGTTATTGGAAATGAGCTCGTAGTGAGAATGGGCACAAGCAATATTGTTATATTTATCCGTTGACGTTAACGTAAGCTTAAAGATAATAGCAACGCTAAAAGTAAACGGCACAGAGAGCAAGCACTGTTCTAAGTTGTAGCGTTAGACGTTGGTCGAGACAAACGTCATCAAAGCATCAAACCGAGGTAGGCATAATCATGGCGACCAGCTCGTCAGCGAGGTCATCAGGCGAGCGTGGCCCGTTGGGGTCGTACCAGCGCACCGTCCAGTTCAGCGCGCCCAACACAAAGCGCGAGACAAGAAAGCGATCGCCATGGATCAAGCCTGCTTCCAAAGCATCGTCGATAACAGCAACCCACAGCGCCTCATAAGCATCGCGTAAATGGCTTAAATGAGCACTGGCCGCCGGGTCGAGTCGGCGCCACTCAAACAATGCCACCACATGGGCATTGCGGTCAGTAAAGAGGGTTTCGAGATGGGCACGCGCCATGGTCCGCAGGCGTACTTCAGGCTCAGCGGCGCACTCATTCAGCGCTTTACGCGCGATCATCAAGGCATTTTGCGTGCCCTCTTCAATGACCGCGGCGAGGATTTCCTGCTTATCTTTAAAATGATGAAACAAGCTGCCGGACTTAATACCCATTTCCTGCGCCAGCATACGCACCGTTGTGCGATCAAAGCCCTCTTGGACGAATAGCTGAGCCGCGAGGCTCGTCAATTCCTTGCGGCGAGGGGAAGCATTCATTACATTCATGTCATTTACACTAGCGCTTGCTTGGTTACTCTGGAGAGAACCACAGCACCGTCTACGGGTCAACGTATCAACCACCACTTGGCATGATAATCACAATAATTCTGAAGGAGATTGGTCATGAGTAACCCCACCGATGTTGTATTTCTCGCTGCCAAACGCACGCCGATGGGCGGCATGATGGGCAGCCTGGCGAACATGACAGCGCCACAGCTTGGCGCCATCGCTATCAAAGCGGCCATTGAGGAGGCCGGAATCGATCCTGCGGCCATCAGCGAAGGCATTATGGGCTGTGTACTCCCCGCCGGTGTTAAGCAGGGCCCAGCGCGGCAAGCGATGCGACAAGCTGGCATTCCTGATGCCAATGGCGCCACCACCATAAACAAGCTGTGCGGCTCGGGCATGAAAGCAGCGATGCTTGCCCACGATTTAATCAAAGCGGGCAGTGGTGATATTTTGCTGGCTGGCGGCATGGAGTCCATGTCTAACGCCCCACACGTGCTGACTAAGGCACGCGGTGGCTACCGACTGGGGCACGGCGAGCTTAAAGACCACATGTTTCTAGATGGGCTGGAAGACGCCGAAACGGGCAAATT is part of the Halomonas alkaliantarctica genome and harbors:
- a CDS encoding acyl-CoA dehydrogenase C-terminal domain-containing protein — its product is MPSYQAPIRDMRFVMDEMLDYPAHYARLPNGDDASPDVVSAILEEGARFARDVLLPINQSGDEEGCLLEGGEVKAPNGFKEAYQQYVEGGWPSLAADPAHGGQGLPPSLAMLLSEMICATNLAWGMYPGLSHGAADALRHHGTDEQKATYLTKLVEGVWTGTMCLTEPHCGTDLGLIKTRAVPADGDAYAITGTKIFISAGEHNLAENIVHLVLAKLPGAPEGSKGISLFVVPKFLPDAQGDVGERNGVTCGSLEHKMGIHGNATCVMNFDGATGYLVGPPNKGLACMFTMMNAARLGVGIQGLGLIEASFQNSLSYARDRLQMRGLSGKQAPEKPADPIIVHPDVRRMLLTQKAFAEGGRMLVLYTAQMLDVVEHGEPGEERDHAETLLGLLTPIVKAFLTEVGFESTNEGVQIYGGHGFIKEWGMEQLVRDARITRLYEGTTGIQALDLLGRKVLMSQGESLKVFTKEIHKFCKTEADNPALKEFVGPLAKLNAEWGELTMGVGMKAMQDREEVGAASVDYLMYSGYVTLAYLFARAAKQASASLEGDDKAFYAAKLNTARFYYQRLLPRTKAHAQMIQSGASSLMAISSEDFGLGFEI
- a CDS encoding SDR family NAD(P)-dependent oxidoreductase, with amino-acid sequence MQVKESTFLITGAASGLGAATAERLVAAGARVVLCDLNDSVNSHAQQLGANARAILADITLGEQMQQAVDAAVALGGERGLSGVVHCAGVVSVAKLVDREGNPADLESYMKTININLVGTFNVMRLAAAAMAKNAPNESGERGVIINTASIAAFDGQVGQCAYSASKAGVVGMTLPAARELSRHAIRVMAIAPGVFETPMMSEIPDEAAQALAAAVPFPKRLGKPDEFAQLAEQIITNPMLNGELIRLDGGIRMQ
- a CDS encoding AMP-binding protein, with protein sequence MTATSHSLPDYHHYLDNFSVDSVIARLDDHQDGLLNAFEACCGRHVRAGRGDVLALVQEDSQGDLHTLTYAELDEQSAKLAGWFQSQGLGIGDRIACMLPRSPQLLVAVLATWRIGAVYQPLFTAFGPDAVDYRLGRAGTKLVITDHANRYKFDGLSQCPPVLAAGGATSEHSGDHDWQAALTHTSMSDQPPRLAPEAPFLQMFTSGTVGKPKGVAVPLAGMTAFAIYMELAIDLRDDDRFWNMADPGWAYGLYYAIAGPLLLGVTTHFCEAGFSAEGALAFMKRHHITNFAAAPTAYRLMKASGLFDDAHETLELRAASSAGEPLNTEVVTWVEKSLGCPVMDHYGQTETGMTCNNHHSLDHLKHVGAMGVPMPGYRLAILDAEYRELPAGEPGVLAVDIKNSPAHFFQGYTWQEKNPFVEGYYLTGDVVIRNEDGTFQFAGRDDDIITTAGYRVGPTDVENSVMTHPAVAESAAVGQPDEIRGEVIKSYIVLREGYEASDELADEIKQRVRDRLSTHAFPRIIEFVDELPKTPSGKIQRFKLRAQAVEEAKASE
- a CDS encoding TetR/AcrR family transcriptional regulator codes for the protein MNASPRRKELTSLAAQLFVQEGFDRTTVRMLAQEMGIKSGSLFHHFKDKQEILAAVIEEGTQNALMIARKALNECAAEPEVRLRTMARAHLETLFTDRNAHVVALFEWRRLDPAASAHLSHLRDAYEALWVAVIDDALEAGLIHGDRFLVSRFVLGALNWTVRWYDPNGPRSPDDLADELVAMIMPTSV